Genomic segment of candidate division KSB1 bacterium:
TCCAAGAACATCTAAAATCTCTCTTGCCATGTTATGATATGCATTCCTATTGTCAACATTGTTAAACTGGTCAGTCCAAAAAGTATTTGGAGCTTTGCTTAATTCTCTCGCTCTCTCAATCAAAGAGTCAATTAATTTTGCTGTTATTAAACCACTTTCACTTGGAATTATTTCAAGGTTAGCTCCAAATGCTCTCATTGTCTGAAGTTTTTCTTCTGCAAAAGCATCCGAGGATACGAAGTGTGCAGGGTAGCCTTTATTTGCACATACCATTGCCAAAGAACTTCCCGTACTTCCTCCTGTATATTCAACTACCGTTCCCCCGGGTTTGAGTTCACCTCTCTTTTCAGCTCCTTCAATCATTGAGAGTGCCATTCGGTCTTTCATGCTTCCGGTAGGATTCCCACCTTCATACTTTACATATATTTCAGCACAATTAGGTTCAGACAGTCTTTCTAATTTTATTAGCGGTGTTTTGCCTATTGCTTT
This window contains:
- a CDS encoding cysteine synthase family protein encodes the protein MKAIGKTPLIKLERLSEPNCAEIYVKYEGGNPTGSMKDRMALSMIEGAEKRGELKPGGTVVEYTGGSTGSSLAMVCANKGYPAHFVSSDAFAEEKLQTMRAFGANLEIIPSESGLITAKLIDSLIERARELSKAPNTFWTDQFNNVDNRNAYHNMAREILDVLGNDIDEFIMGVGTGGCFSGNAEVFKNEIPNIRCIAIEPLNVRALSGGDTSGTHKLEGIGAGFVPSICRLDLADEIMAVSDEDAYETARKLARLEGIFGGTTSGANVWAAIQRARIIGAGKRIVTVLIDSGLKYLYGDLYR